A single window of Nocardia sp. NBC_01327 DNA harbors:
- a CDS encoding M23 family metallopeptidase — protein sequence MRGAARARGQLPIVRARGVDMWARRPRSRAEFGALVEQTKAEARQQWPVTRAWAIRHRVLIGGVVAVLVFAGADSALGAIPIDAAVEPGTALRVPVANPLQIHTVPASTKRYLDAISNGERLRESAVVSAAARDTLDRAKAEAAAAVSGQPQPWMVTTPAPDATLPPGFAIPGIGGFALPAKGSFTSGFGSRWGTFHAGVDIAAPIGSPIYAVAAGTVIDAGPAQGFGLWVRIRHDDGTISVYGHMYDFFVSVGERVPAGMQIARIGNRGDSTGPHLHFEIIINGQHVDPQPWLAQRGIQLTP from the coding sequence ATGAGAGGCGCCGCACGGGCGCGGGGACAGCTGCCGATAGTGCGCGCCCGGGGCGTCGACATGTGGGCGCGGCGGCCACGGTCCCGGGCGGAGTTCGGGGCGCTGGTCGAGCAGACGAAGGCCGAGGCACGGCAGCAGTGGCCGGTGACCCGGGCATGGGCGATCAGACATCGGGTCCTGATCGGCGGGGTGGTGGCGGTGCTCGTCTTCGCGGGGGCGGACAGTGCGCTGGGGGCCATTCCGATCGATGCCGCCGTGGAACCCGGTACGGCACTGCGGGTTCCGGTGGCGAATCCGCTGCAGATACATACCGTGCCCGCATCGACGAAGCGCTACCTCGATGCCATCAGCAACGGTGAGCGACTGCGGGAGTCGGCGGTGGTCTCCGCCGCCGCGCGCGACACCCTGGATCGGGCCAAGGCCGAAGCCGCCGCGGCGGTGTCCGGTCAGCCGCAGCCGTGGATGGTCACGACACCCGCCCCCGACGCCACCCTGCCGCCCGGATTCGCGATCCCCGGCATCGGCGGCTTCGCGCTCCCCGCGAAGGGCTCGTTCACCTCGGGATTCGGATCACGCTGGGGCACCTTCCACGCGGGCGTGGATATCGCCGCCCCGATCGGTTCGCCGATCTACGCGGTCGCGGCGGGCACGGTCATCGACGCGGGCCCGGCGCAGGGCTTCGGGCTGTGGGTGCGTATCCGGCACGATGACGGCACCATCTCCGTCTACGGCCACATGTACGACTTCTTCGTCTCGGTCGGCGAACGCGTCCCGGCCGGCATGCAGATCGCCCGCATCGGCAATCGCGGCGACTCCACCGGCCCGCACCTGCATTTCGAGATCATCATCAACGGCCAGCACGTGGACCCGCAGCCGTGGCTGGCCCAGCGCGGCATCCAGCTGACCCCCTGA
- a CDS encoding sensor histidine kinase: MSPRARLSDRLAAVPLRTTLALALVSLAGLGLLVSGLAVTSLMRNVLLGRLDQSLYDAAHGWAQPGLTRPEPLPTPPGKRERPAQLLYVRVVDSSGNLVLHLDVGSTEPDVPADLGHHPITVGSIGDGGEQWRIMRTTNQYGTSTVGLRLDETKGILDRLILLQAVIGALVLAALAVVARLVIRRSLKPLGEVERTAAAIAGGDLHQRVPVRGNDTEVDHLSQSLNTMLTQIQQAFAATEASEEGARRSEAKMRRFIADASHELRTPLTTIKGFSELYRQGAITEPGMLMNRIESESKRMSLLVEDLLMLARLDAQRPVERRPVDLLALASDAVHNARAQAAVQNPDAEPRPIDLEIRSGTGTLEIAGDEARLRQILGNLVSNALVHTPPDAAVTVRLTPSEQEVLIEVIDTGPGLEPEQAERVFERFYRTDSSRSRVSGGTGLGLSIVQALVTAHDGAVSVASTPGAGTTFSVCLPRTGQSGTLAP, encoded by the coding sequence GTGAGCCCACGCGCCCGGCTGTCGGATCGGCTCGCGGCCGTTCCGCTGCGAACCACGCTGGCGCTGGCGCTGGTTTCGCTGGCCGGGCTCGGATTGCTGGTCTCCGGTCTGGCCGTGACCTCACTCATGCGCAATGTGCTGCTGGGGCGGCTCGATCAGTCGCTCTACGATGCCGCGCACGGCTGGGCGCAGCCGGGGCTCACGCGCCCGGAGCCGCTGCCCACGCCGCCCGGCAAGCGGGAGCGGCCCGCGCAATTGCTCTATGTGCGCGTGGTGGATTCGTCCGGCAATCTGGTGCTGCACCTCGACGTGGGTTCGACGGAGCCCGATGTGCCCGCCGATCTCGGCCACCACCCCATCACCGTCGGCTCGATCGGTGACGGCGGCGAGCAGTGGCGGATCATGCGCACCACCAACCAATACGGCACCAGCACAGTCGGATTGCGGCTCGATGAGACCAAGGGCATTCTCGACCGGCTGATTCTGCTGCAGGCGGTGATCGGGGCGCTGGTGCTGGCGGCCCTGGCTGTTGTTGCGCGCCTGGTCATCCGGCGAAGTCTGAAGCCCCTGGGCGAAGTCGAGAGAACGGCGGCCGCCATTGCCGGCGGTGATCTGCATCAGCGAGTTCCGGTGCGCGGCAACGACACCGAGGTGGATCATCTGTCGCAATCGCTGAACACCATGCTGACCCAGATTCAGCAGGCGTTCGCGGCGACCGAGGCCTCCGAGGAGGGTGCGCGCCGGTCCGAGGCCAAGATGCGGCGGTTCATCGCCGATGCCAGTCATGAATTGCGCACGCCGCTGACCACCATCAAGGGGTTCTCGGAGCTGTATCGGCAGGGCGCGATCACCGAGCCCGGCATGCTCATGAATCGCATCGAGAGCGAATCCAAGCGGATGAGCCTGCTGGTGGAGGATCTGCTCATGCTGGCCCGGCTGGACGCGCAGCGGCCCGTCGAGCGGCGGCCGGTGGATCTGCTGGCGCTGGCCAGCGATGCGGTGCACAATGCCCGCGCACAGGCGGCGGTGCAGAATCCGGATGCGGAACCGCGCCCGATCGATCTGGAGATCCGTTCCGGCACGGGCACTCTGGAGATCGCGGGTGACGAGGCGCGACTGCGGCAGATCCTCGGCAATCTGGTGAGCAATGCCCTGGTGCACACCCCGCCCGATGCGGCGGTCACAGTGCGGCTCACGCCCTCCGAGCAGGAGGTGCTGATCGAGGTCATCGATACCGGGCCCGGCCTGGAGCCCGAACAGGCCGAGCGGGTCTTCGAACGCTTCTATCGCACCGACAGCTCCCGCAGTCGCGTGAGCGGCGGTACCGGACTGGGACTTTCGATCGTGCAGGCCCTGGTCACCGCGCACGACGGCGCGGTGTCCGTGGCCAGCACACCGGGCGCGGGCACCACGTTCAGCGTGTGCCTGCCCCGGACGGGTCAGTCGGGGACGTTGGCGCCGTAG
- a CDS encoding HIT family protein: MASVFSLIIEGQLPGRFVWEDDEFVAFLTIAPVTQGHTLVVPRKEIDQWQDLDPETFSRMTTVAQRIGKAVRAAWDAPRAGLLIAGLEVPHLHLHVFPAFELGDFDITGADPEPSKESMDEAQAKIKQALRDLGYGANVPD; this comes from the coding sequence ATGGCTTCTGTTTTCTCATTGATCATCGAAGGTCAGCTGCCGGGGCGGTTCGTCTGGGAGGACGATGAATTCGTCGCTTTCCTGACCATCGCCCCGGTAACGCAGGGGCACACCCTGGTCGTGCCGCGCAAGGAGATCGACCAGTGGCAGGACCTCGACCCCGAAACCTTCTCCCGGATGACCACCGTCGCCCAGCGCATCGGTAAAGCCGTCCGCGCGGCCTGGGACGCCCCGCGCGCGGGCCTGCTCATCGCCGGGCTGGAGGTGCCGCATCTGCACCTGCACGTGTTCCCGGCGTTCGAACTCGGTGACTTCGATATCACCGGCGCCGATCCGGAGCCGAGCAAGGAATCCATGGACGAGGCGCAGGCCAAGATCAAGCAGGCGCTGCGCGATCTCGGCTACGGCGCCAACGTCCCCGACTGA
- the purD gene encoding phosphoribosylamine--glycine ligase, whose protein sequence is MRVLVIGSGAREHALALALRRDPAVTAVAVAPGNAGIAQHVEVRAVDPSSGDEVVALARELQSDLVVIGPEVPLVLGVADAVRAAGIAAFGPSAAAARIEGSKAFAKDVMNAAGVRTAHSEIVDHPGELDAALDRFGPTWVVKDDGLAAGKGVVVTADRRIARDHGAELLENGHPVLLESFLDGPEVSLFCLVDGENVVALLPAQDHKRVGDGDTGPNTGGMGAYTPLPWLTDETLQAIVDDVVKPVAAEMVRRGVPFSGLLYAGLAIGRSGPAVIEFNCRFGDPETQAVLALLDSPLGELLHATATGTLDQVAPPRWKDGSAVTVVLAAENYPGRPRSGDVLSGAESSGAGTESEVLHAGTAQRADGSIVSAGGRVLAIVGQGADLAEARKNAYDRLAGIKLPGGHYRTDIALAATEGRITVPAPAV, encoded by the coding sequence GTGCGCGTACTCGTCATCGGTTCCGGAGCCCGTGAACATGCCCTCGCCCTGGCTCTGCGCCGGGACCCGGCGGTGACCGCGGTGGCGGTCGCGCCCGGTAATGCGGGGATTGCTCAACATGTCGAGGTGCGGGCGGTCGATCCCAGCTCCGGCGACGAGGTGGTCGCGCTGGCGCGGGAGTTGCAGTCCGACCTGGTGGTGATCGGTCCCGAGGTGCCGCTGGTGCTCGGTGTGGCCGATGCGGTGCGGGCCGCGGGCATTGCGGCCTTCGGGCCGTCGGCCGCCGCCGCGCGCATCGAGGGGTCCAAGGCTTTCGCCAAGGACGTCATGAACGCCGCGGGCGTGCGTACCGCGCACAGTGAGATCGTCGATCATCCGGGTGAGCTCGATGCCGCGCTCGATCGCTTCGGACCCACCTGGGTCGTGAAGGACGACGGGCTGGCCGCGGGCAAGGGCGTGGTGGTGACCGCCGATCGCCGGATCGCGCGTGACCACGGCGCGGAGCTGCTGGAGAACGGGCATCCGGTGCTGCTGGAGTCCTTCCTCGACGGTCCCGAGGTGTCGCTGTTCTGTCTTGTCGACGGCGAGAATGTGGTGGCGCTGCTGCCCGCCCAGGACCACAAGCGGGTCGGCGACGGCGATACCGGGCCCAATACCGGCGGCATGGGCGCGTACACGCCGCTGCCGTGGCTGACCGACGAGACGCTGCAGGCCATTGTCGACGATGTGGTGAAACCCGTTGCGGCCGAAATGGTCCGGCGCGGCGTGCCGTTCAGCGGCCTGCTGTACGCGGGGCTGGCCATCGGCCGGTCCGGGCCCGCGGTCATCGAATTCAACTGCCGCTTCGGCGATCCCGAGACCCAGGCCGTGCTGGCCCTGCTGGACAGCCCGCTCGGCGAGCTGCTGCACGCCACCGCCACCGGCACCCTCGATCAGGTCGCGCCGCCGCGCTGGAAGGACGGTTCGGCCGTCACCGTGGTGCTGGCCGCCGAGAACTACCCGGGGCGGCCGCGCAGCGGCGATGTCCTCTCGGGAGCCGAATCCTCCGGCGCCGGAACCGAATCCGAGGTGCTGCACGCCGGTACCGCGCAGCGTGCGGACGGCTCGATCGTCTCCGCGGGCGGGCGTGTGCTGGCCATTGTCGGGCAGGGCGCCGACCTCGCCGAGGCCCGCAAGAACGCCTACGACCGGCTCGCGGGCATCAAACTCCCGGGCGGCCACTACCGCACCGATATCGCCCTGGCCGCCACCGAGGGGCGGATCACCGTCCCCGCACCGGCGGTCTGA